One Mycolicibacterium fallax genomic window, TTTTTCGACCGTGCCCATTCCAGCGCAGCCTCGACCCGATGAACATGCTCGGCATAACTGTCATTGCTGAATTCGAAGTTCGCCATTCCTACTTTCCCCCCCGGGTGTTTTTCGCTAAGTGATGATCAATCCGTGTCCGGATCCAGCCGGCGCAGCGCCGCCCGGAAGTCCGCATTCGGGTCGGCGGCCGGCAGGGCCGCCAGCACCTCGGCCAATGCCTGGCCGACGCCGATTCCGGCCCGGCGCGCCCCGTACAGCGCCGCGACGGTGGGCGTGCGGCTTTGGGCGGAGACGCAGTGCAGCAACACCGTTCGGCCCTGGGCCCGCAACTCCTCGACCGCCCGAACCGAGTCGAGCAGCACGAAGTCCAGGTGTGGATTGGCGTCCACCCGGTCGATCAGGCGCACCTCGACGCACTCGACCCCGCCCAACTCGACCTCGGGGATGCGGCACAGCGACACCACCGCATCCACGCCGTCGGGTCGATGCAGCAGCGCGTCCACCCCGCCGATCCATACGCCGTCGTCGTGCGGATGGCGCGCCAGTGCCTCGGTGCCGCCCCAGCCGGTGTAGTCCACCGGCGAGTGCAACGGGCCGGTGGCGATGGCGGTGGCCAGCCGGATCAGGTCCGGGGTGCGCAGGCCGGGCCAGCCGTGCAGGATCCGCCGCCAGTGCGCGGGAACCGCGGAGGCCCCGTGGGCCGCACCGAGCAGGCCGCCGGCGATCGCCGCGACGGTGTCGGTGTCATGCCCGCCGCGCACCGCGGCTTCCAGCGCCAACCGCAGGTGATCGGCGCGGAACGTCCCGGCGGCCGGGTCGTCGCCGGGCACCGCGGTGGTGACGATCGCCGACCAGGCGCCCTGCAGCGCGTGCACCACCCAGCCGTTGCGGGTGAAGTCGCGGGGCCGGGAGTTCTCGGCCTCGACGATCCGGTCCTCCCACAGCGTTCGGCGCTCGGCGTCGATGTGCCCCAGCCCGATCCGTACGTCCAGTTCGCCGGTGAGGACCGCGTGCCGGATGGCCGCGCACCAGAGCACGCAGGCGTCGGCCGCCTCGGGGTCGTAGTGGGTCAGCACGCTGATGGCGCGGGCCGCCTGCACCAGGGCCGCCTCGTCGTCGAGGTAGGCCAGC contains:
- a CDS encoding ADP-ribosylglycohydrolase family protein — protein: MKLTSQQLDRACGALLATAAGDALGAGYEFGAPMPPETPVAMIGGGLGPFAPGEWTDDTSMAIAIAEIAATGADLRDEASQDRLIDRWNQWRAVARDIGVQTSSVLSSAARSGSTAAAAREAAASHHRSGGRSGGNGSLMRTAPVALAYLDDEAALVQAARAISVLTHYDPEAADACVLWCAAIRHAVLTGELDVRIGLGHIDAERRTLWEDRIVEAENSRPRDFTRNGWVVHALQGAWSAIVTTAVPGDDPAAGTFRADHLRLALEAAVRGGHDTDTVAAIAGGLLGAAHGASAVPAHWRRILHGWPGLRTPDLIRLATAIATGPLHSPVDYTGWGGTEALARHPHDDGVWIGGVDALLHRPDGVDAVVSLCRIPEVELGGVECVEVRLIDRVDANPHLDFVLLDSVRAVEELRAQGRTVLLHCVSAQSRTPTVAALYGARRAGIGVGQALAEVLAALPAADPNADFRAALRRLDPDTD